The genomic region ATCCCTGCATACGACAAATGAAGAAAATCCCCTTCTGTTTAGGAACAAAATAGTCTGTTCACCTTTAATCAAATTTTTTTTAATTTCATAATAAAGTTTTCTACTAAATATCGAATTATTGCCATCTGCCAATTCATGACTCATATTGACAATTTCGACTTCAGGTAAACTAATCCCTATTCTATTTTTTAATCTCAAAAGTTTATACTCATTATTGAGAGCTTTATAGTACGTTTCAACCTGAGGTGTTGCAGACCCCAGCAGCAAAACAGCTTTCTCTATCTCACATCTTTTTTCCGCAACTTCTTTTACATTATACTTTGGCTTAAAATCAGATTGTTTATAAGTATTTTCATGTTCTTCATCTATTATTATTAGCCCTAAATTAGAAAATGGTGCAAATACTGCATTTCTAACACCAACGACAATTTTCACATCGCCATTTACAATTTTTCTCCATTCGTCAAATCTTTCTCCATCGGATAATCCGCTATGCAAAACAGCAACCAAATTACCAAACCTTGAAACAAATCTTTCGATAGTCTGAGGCGTTAAAGATATCTCCGGCACCAGGACAATCGCTTCTTTTCCTAATTCGATGCATTTTTCAATAAGCTGAAGATAAACTTCTGTCTTTCCACTTCCAGTAACGCCAAACAAAAGATACTTCTCGAAAATACTTTTTCCAATGATTTTTTTTATTTCATTTATAACTTGCTCCTGTTCTTTAGTGGGAATATGCTTTTTCGTTCTATTACAATCTGTCGCTTTAAACCTATTTATCTCCTCATAATCTACTGACAAAATCCCTTTTTTAACCAAACTGTTTACAGTTGAATAACTTACATTTAAGTCTTTTACTAGATCTGATAATGCAACCAAGTCGCTTTTCTTTAAATAATTTATAATCTCAAGTTGCCTCTGAGTAACTTTACAATCATCAACAAAACTATTATTAAGCTTGACTGTCTTTACCTTTTTTATGCCGCTTTTTGTCCCTGATGGAATGATGCACTGCAAGCTTTCAGAAATATTGCATTTATAGTAGTCTTTCATCCAAAAAGCTAAGTCTAACAATTTGTCATCAAACAATACAATATCATCCACAACATCAGCTATAGGCTTTACCTTGTCTATTGGTACATCTGTTTTTTCTGATAAATTTATAACGTAACCTTCTACTGTACTTCTATTTACAGGCACTAAAACTTTAGTGCCTATCTTTATGTCGTTTATGCCATCTGGCACAATGTAAGTTAAAATCCTATCGATATTTCGTGAATACTCACTTAAAACAACATCAGCAAACATAAATACCCCCATAAAAAAAAGCCTTTAGGCTATCTAATAAAAAGATTTTTTATCTCATCAAGTATTACATGAGCTACATCGGTTTTGCTCATTAAAGGATACTCTTTTACGTTCATATCCTTGTCTATGATGCTAACTATGTTTGTATCACCTGAAAATCCAGCCCCTTCTCTTAAAACATCATTAGCTACAATCAAATCTAAATTTTTCCTTATAATCTTATTTTTGGCACTTTCTATCAGATTTTCAGTTTCTGCGGCAAAACCGACTAAAAAAGTATTACCTTTTTCTTTTCCAAACTCATATAAAATATCTGGATTTCTGACTAACTTCAATGCAAGATCATCGTCATTTTTCTTTATTTTGTTACTTTTATATATCTCCGGCCGATAATCAGCAACAGCAGCAGCTCCAATAAAAATATCAACTTTACCTTTAAATTTCATAACTTCATTGTACATCTCAAGAGCAGTATTTACGTGTATAGTTTCAATATCGATTGGATCATCTATATTTGTAGGACCTGAAATCAAAATAACATTAGCTCCTCGAGATTTTGCAGCCTTTGCAATTTCAAAACCCATTTTTCCAGAAGAACGATTTGTAATATACCTTACTGGATCAATTGGTTCAACTGTTGGTCCTGCAGTGACTAAAACAGTAATACCATCATAATCTTTTTTTTCTATCCCTAATAATTCCAATATTTTTTTCTCGATATCCTCGATTTTTGCTAGTTTGCCTTTGCCAAATGTGCCGCAGGCTAATCTTCCATCTTCAGGCTCTATTATAAAATATCCAATAGACTTAAGCTTCTTTAAATTTTCTTGAAATAATATGTTTTGATACATATTTGTATTCATTGCAGGGGCAATAACAACTTTCGCATTAGTAGCCATTATAGTGGTTGTAAGCATATCATCCGCTATACCATTGGCTATTTTACCTATGATATTTGCCGTAGCAGGAACGATAGCAAACACGTCTGCTTTTTCTGCCAATGCTATATGTTCTATTTCCCAAAACTTAGGACTTTCAAACATATCAACAATCACTTTATTGTGTGTTAGTGATTCAAATGTCAGTGGTGAAATAAATTTTGTGGCAGACTCTGTCATTATAACATCAACATTTATATTCTTTTTAACAAGCCTTGAAACCAAATCTGCTGATTTATATGCAGCAATACCTCCAGTAACACCAATGACCACATTTTTCGTATAAGCCATTAAAACACCTTCTACTTCAAACCAAATTTTTGCCTTTCAAATGTTATAAGTCCTTCATTTATTTCCTCAGTAGCAATTGTCACGGGTTTTTTTGAATCAGTCTCCACAAGACTTGGTTCACCGCTTATTATCTGTCTTGCACGCTTTGAAACTAAAGCACACAAAGTATATTTACTGTCAATTTTATTCATTAAATCTACTATCGATGGATATAAAATCATTTAGCATCTCTCCTTTATTTCAAGATATAATCCCTTATTTCTATCAACTCTGCACTTTTCAGCTTTTATAATCGCAAGGATTTTATCAACAGCTAAATCAACATCATCATTTATCACCACATAATTATATCTGGAAACGAAATTTATTTCTTCATAAGCACTTTTAAACCTCTTTAAAATCTCTTCTTCAGTTTCTGTTCCTCTCTTTTTGATTCTATTCTTAAGCTCTTCCATAGACGGTGGCAAAATAAACACAAATACGCCTTCTGGATATTTGTCCTTAACTTTTAAAGCACCTTGAATGTCGATTTCTAAAATTACATCATGACCTTCATCTATATTTTTTTGTACAAATTCTTTCGGTGTACCATAATAATTATCATACACCTTTGCCCATTCCAAAAGCATGTTATTTTCTATAAGAGTTTTAAACTTTTCAACTGTAGTGAAAAAATAATTTTCACCGTCAACTTCTCCATTGCGAGGTTTTCTAGTAGTCATTGATATGCTTAATTTGAGATTTTCGTCTTTCTTTAAAAGTGCTTTGCAAACCGTTCCTTTTCCAGCACCTGACGGACCGGATATTACAATCAATAAACCCTTATTGTACAATAACATCATTCCCCTTAATCTTCAGATTCTTCTTCAATAATTTCCTCGTCAATTATGTCTTTTGAATTTAGTCTATTTGCAACTGTCTCTGGTTGAACTGCTGATAATATTATGTGGTCACTATCTGTTATTATAACAGCTCTAGTTCTCCTACCATATGTAGCATCAATAAGCATACCTCTGTCCCGCGCCTCTTGTATAATTCTTTTTATAGGAGCAGACTCAGGACTAACAATGGCTACTAATCTGTTTGCCGAAATAATATTGCCAAACCCTATATTTATTAGTTTGATGGCCATAATAATTATCCTCCTACTCTATATTTTGTACTTGCTCCCTTATCTTTTCAATCTGATCTTTTAATTCTATGACTCCATTTATTATACCGAGATCCATTGACTTTGAACCAATTGTATTTGCTTCTCTGTTCATCTCCTGTGTCAAGAAATCTAATTTCTTTCCTATAGGCATAGAACTATCCAGTGAAAACTTAAATTGGCTTATATGACTTCTAAGCCTTGTTATCTCTTCTGAAATGCTCGTCTTATCTGCCATTATTGCCACTTCAGTTAAAAACCTGTTCTGATCAAGTTCACCACCAATAAGCTCATTTATTCGTGTTTCAAGTTTTTTCTTATACTCATTTATAACGGCAGGTCCTCTTTCCTCTATCTTATCAATTATACCACTTAACATGTCCAATCTATTTATTATATCGTCTTTTAATTTTATACCTTCTAAAACCCTCATGTCAATTAAATTTTTAATGCTCATGTCTAATGCTTTATCTACGATAGTCCAAACATTGTCTATGTCTACATTAACGCTTTTCACATCTATTATTCCCGGTATTGATAGAATATCGCTTAATTTTATGTCATCTGTAAGATTAACACTTTTTTTTAAGTCATGAATTATATTTATGTATTGGTTTAAAAGATCGTAATTTAACTCAAGGGAATCAAGACTTTTTTCATAAGCCTCAAGAGAAATATTTATCTCTACTCTACCTCTTTTAATGCTTTCCCCAATTTTTAGCCTTATCCTATCTTCTAACCCACTTAAAACTTTCGGAAGTTTTATCGACAAATCCAAAAACCGGTGGTTTAAACTTTTTATTTCAGTTAAGACGTGAAAGCCATTTTCGATTGCTTCACCTCTGCCAAAAC from Thermoanaerobacterium sp. PSU-2 harbors:
- the priA gene encoding primosomal protein N', with the translated sequence MFADVVLSEYSRNIDRILTYIVPDGINDIKIGTKVLVPVNRSTVEGYVINLSEKTDVPIDKVKPIADVVDDIVLFDDKLLDLAFWMKDYYKCNISESLQCIIPSGTKSGIKKVKTVKLNNSFVDDCKVTQRQLEIINYLKKSDLVALSDLVKDLNVSYSTVNSLVKKGILSVDYEEINRFKATDCNRTKKHIPTKEQEQVINEIKKIIGKSIFEKYLLFGVTGSGKTEVYLQLIEKCIELGKEAIVLVPEISLTPQTIERFVSRFGNLVAVLHSGLSDGERFDEWRKIVNGDVKIVVGVRNAVFAPFSNLGLIIIDEEHENTYKQSDFKPKYNVKEVAEKRCEIEKAVLLLGSATPQVETYYKALNNEYKLLRLKNRIGISLPEVEIVNMSHELADGNNSIFSRKLYYEIKKNLIKGEQTILFLNRRGFSSFVVCRDCGYVPECPNCDISLTYHADDGKLKCHYCGYNIDTVRTCPKCGSKRIRYLGIGTERVEKEVKRLFPKSRVLRMDIDTTKTKGAHEKIFNEFRSGNADILIGTQMISKGFDIPNVTLVGVILADITLNIPDFRSGERTFQLLTQVAGRAGRGEKPGRVIIQTYEDDNYSIIAAKNQDYEAFFNEEIHYRETYMYPPFTHLLNILISGPEKNNVISSAALVHNLIIKTINKNEIKSYNKVLGPSSAPIERIKNNYRWQIIVKSVERSVLEDICDALNSHNFMKGIKLSYDLDPLNLI
- the coaBC gene encoding bifunctional phosphopantothenoylcysteine decarboxylase/phosphopantothenate--cysteine ligase CoaBC, producing MAYTKNVVIGVTGGIAAYKSADLVSRLVKKNINVDVIMTESATKFISPLTFESLTHNKVIVDMFESPKFWEIEHIALAEKADVFAIVPATANIIGKIANGIADDMLTTTIMATNAKVVIAPAMNTNMYQNILFQENLKKLKSIGYFIIEPEDGRLACGTFGKGKLAKIEDIEKKILELLGIEKKDYDGITVLVTAGPTVEPIDPVRYITNRSSGKMGFEIAKAAKSRGANVILISGPTNIDDPIDIETIHVNTALEMYNEVMKFKGKVDIFIGAAAVADYRPEIYKSNKIKKNDDDLALKLVRNPDILYEFGKEKGNTFLVGFAAETENLIESAKNKIIRKNLDLIVANDVLREGAGFSGDTNIVSIIDKDMNVKEYPLMSKTDVAHVILDEIKNLFIR
- the rpoZ gene encoding DNA-directed RNA polymerase subunit omega, producing MILYPSIVDLMNKIDSKYTLCALVSKRARQIISGEPSLVETDSKKPVTIATEEINEGLITFERQKFGLK
- the gmk gene encoding guanylate kinase, encoding MLLYNKGLLIVISGPSGAGKGTVCKALLKKDENLKLSISMTTRKPRNGEVDGENYFFTTVEKFKTLIENNMLLEWAKVYDNYYGTPKEFVQKNIDEGHDVILEIDIQGALKVKDKYPEGVFVFILPPSMEELKNRIKKRGTETEEEILKRFKSAYEEINFVSRYNYVVINDDVDLAVDKILAIIKAEKCRVDRNKGLYLEIKERC
- a CDS encoding extracellular matrix/biofilm regulator RemA yields the protein MAIKLINIGFGNIISANRLVAIVSPESAPIKRIIQEARDRGMLIDATYGRRTRAVIITDSDHIILSAVQPETVANRLNSKDIIDEEIIEEESED
- a CDS encoding YicC/YloC family endoribonuclease: MLIIILMGDKMIKSMTGFGRGEAIENGFHVLTEIKSLNHRFLDLSIKLPKVLSGLEDRIRLKIGESIKRGRVEINISLEAYEKSLDSLELNYDLLNQYINIIHDLKKSVNLTDDIKLSDILSIPGIIDVKSVNVDIDNVWTIVDKALDMSIKNLIDMRVLEGIKLKDDIINRLDMLSGIIDKIEERGPAVINEYKKKLETRINELIGGELDQNRFLTEVAIMADKTSISEEITRLRSHISQFKFSLDSSMPIGKKLDFLTQEMNREANTIGSKSMDLGIINGVIELKDQIEKIREQVQNIE